In Chromobacterium rhizoryzae, one genomic interval encodes:
- the tssB gene encoding type VI secretion system contractile sheath small subunit has protein sequence MAKESTQKKLSRVRPPRVQITYDVEIGDAIETKELPFVLGVLGDYSGHSKEPLPKMKERKFVQIDRDNFDEVLKGMAPRLAIKVDNKLKEDGSQLAMELNFDELADFEPQNVVDQVEPLKKLLDARKRLADLRNKMAGNDKLEELLDEVVRDTEKLKAISQAAHPDKAGE, from the coding sequence ATGGCCAAAGAAAGCACACAGAAAAAACTGTCGCGGGTACGCCCGCCGCGCGTGCAGATCACCTACGACGTTGAAATCGGCGACGCCATCGAAACCAAGGAACTGCCCTTCGTGCTGGGCGTGCTGGGGGATTACTCCGGCCACAGCAAGGAGCCGCTGCCCAAGATGAAGGAACGCAAGTTCGTTCAGATCGACCGCGACAACTTCGACGAAGTGCTCAAGGGCATGGCGCCGCGCCTGGCCATCAAGGTGGACAACAAGCTGAAAGAAGACGGCAGCCAGCTGGCGATGGAGCTGAACTTCGACGAACTGGCGGATTTCGAGCCGCAGAACGTGGTGGATCAGGTCGAGCCGCTGAAAAAGCTGCTGGACGCGCGCAAGCGCCTGGCCGATCTGCGCAACAAGATGGCGGGCAACGACAAGCTGGAAGAATTGCTGGACGAAGTGGTGCGCGATACGGAAAAGCTGAAGGCGATCAGCCAGGCCGCGCATCCGGACAAAGCGGGAGAGTGA
- a CDS encoding DUF3304 domain-containing protein produces the protein MKWFSISAWLFLTLSLLGCQSMAQSKTIGAGARVVNAMPKAEIVRASFNGQAIGGSGGEECCINLPEKWQPGMTATIEWVKDPSPGVNPGGEKPPPRGKYGSITAEGSKWFERHEANYINRKVTISIPRYENTCGLSLVFMPCDEVYPVIDCGQRQKVFSNLRNKTSSEWRQEVVRRLGGRQQCQQ, from the coding sequence ATGAAATGGTTCTCTATTAGTGCATGGCTGTTCTTGACCCTGAGCCTGCTTGGATGTCAAAGCATGGCGCAGTCCAAAACTATAGGCGCTGGCGCGCGGGTGGTAAACGCGATGCCAAAGGCGGAAATTGTACGCGCCAGCTTTAATGGCCAAGCAATTGGCGGTTCTGGTGGCGAGGAGTGCTGCATCAATTTACCGGAAAAGTGGCAGCCAGGTATGACGGCAACAATCGAGTGGGTGAAAGATCCTAGCCCAGGGGTGAATCCGGGAGGAGAAAAGCCTCCGCCAAGAGGAAAGTATGGTTCTATCACTGCCGAAGGTTCTAAGTGGTTTGAGAGACACGAGGCGAATTATATCAACCGTAAGGTAACAATCTCTATTCCACGTTATGAAAATACTTGTGGTTTATCGTTGGTGTTCATGCCTTGCGATGAGGTATATCCAGTGATTGATTGTGGCCAGCGTCAGAAAGTATTTAGCAACTTGCGCAATAAAACCTCTTCCGAGTGGAGGCAAGAAGTAGTGAGACGCTTGGGAGGGAGACAGCAATGCCAGCAATAA
- a CDS encoding DUF3304 domain-containing protein produces MVMRVPNRGEMAAVHMPWLAWGACGVLALGLAACQNIAPPKTLGAGARVVNTVAGTSIVRASFNGQSMGGGGGEECCVSLPEQWRPGMTATIEWVKDPSPELNPDGRRAPPWSPDGTTPPEWQRWMKEHQANYVRRKVTTAVPRYETVSSLVLVFLPCDEVYPLIDSAEQGRAFGGLRGLASSEWDDEVIRRLGAGKVCAAGR; encoded by the coding sequence ATGGTGATGCGAGTGCCAAACCGTGGCGAGATGGCTGCGGTGCACATGCCATGGCTGGCGTGGGGCGCTTGTGGCGTCTTGGCTTTGGGGCTGGCGGCTTGCCAGAACATCGCGCCGCCCAAAACCCTAGGCGCTGGCGCGCGAGTGGTGAATACCGTGGCGGGCACGTCGATTGTGCGCGCCAGCTTTAACGGCCAGAGCATGGGCGGTGGTGGAGGCGAGGAGTGCTGTGTCAGCCTGCCGGAGCAATGGCGGCCGGGCATGACGGCGACGATAGAGTGGGTGAAGGATCCGAGTCCGGAGCTTAATCCTGATGGGCGACGTGCGCCGCCTTGGAGTCCGGATGGGACGACGCCGCCGGAGTGGCAGCGTTGGATGAAAGAGCATCAAGCGAACTATGTTCGCCGCAAGGTGACGACGGCGGTGCCCAGGTATGAAACCGTCTCTTCCTTGGTTCTGGTGTTCCTGCCTTGCGACGAGGTGTATCCGTTGATTGATTCGGCGGAGCAGGGCCGGGCGTTTGGCGGTCTGAGAGGGCTGGCTTCGTCGGAGTGGGACGATGAAGTCATTCGCCGTTTGGGGGCAGGGAAGGTCTGTGCGGCAGGCAGATGA
- a CDS encoding DUF3304 domain-containing protein encodes MTRIALTIGLLLLALALAGCRSMERPKTLGAGARVVNTVVGTSIVHASFNGQGMGGGGGEECCVSLPEQWRPGMTATIEWVKDPSPELNPDGRRAPPWNPDGTTPPEWQRWMKEHEANYVRRKVTMAVPKYEKVSSLVLVFLPCDEVYPLIDSAEQGRVLGGLRGREDRYPEMIRRLGGRQTCSGGG; translated from the coding sequence ATGACGAGGATCGCTTTAACGATTGGTTTGCTGCTGCTGGCCCTGGCCCTGGCCGGGTGCCGGAGCATGGAGCGGCCCAAAACCCTAGGCGCCGGCGCGCGAGTGGTGAATACCGTGGTGGGCACGTCGATTGTGCATGCCAGCTTCAATGGCCAGGGCATGGGCGGTGGTGGAGGCGAGGAGTGCTGTGTCAGCCTGCCGGAGCAATGGCGGCCGGGCATGACGGCGACGATAGAGTGGGTGAAGGATCCGAGTCCGGAGCTTAATCCTGATGGGCGACGTGCGCCGCCTTGGAATCCCGACGGGACGACGCCGCCGGAGTGGCAGCGTTGGATGAAAGAGCATGAAGCGAATTATGTTCGCCGCAAGGTGACGATGGCGGTGCCCAAGTATGAAAAAGTGTCTTCCCTGGTTCTGGTGTTCCTGCCTTGCGATGAGGTGTATCCGCTGATTGATTCGGCGGAGCAGGGCCGGGTGTTGGGCGGCTTGCGTGGTCGTGAAGACCGTTATCCGGAGATGATCCGTCGGCTGGGTGGTCGGCAGACGTGTTCGGGAGGTGGATGA
- the tagF gene encoding type VI secretion system-associated protein TagF → MAFNFKRAQETPPQFCIFGKLPRRGDFVRVNATHPAATQLDQLLAQSLGGLESGPEAVERYRAMPGTSFVLRSRDQMWLSLGVMQPSRDESGRNYPLVAASLMPCDAALPPLSVLMLANELFFSGLKEQLSSAIDNAVEMLACRQFLEEQSLFGISSVADLDLAQQLLERHLSVTPASHLSRLLSGRGLPDLETVLLAFTFHHQLLRKFQGSLTAQTYLLPLPDRDGEDMLAAATWLSLYQAATAGQAGQAEQCLLIQRPEGRFLALLPGDLNEQIVAQCWGGQLDARFIVDVAEPHAPWRNHQAYAEAAYILGRRLNDPSISVAQLREVASSLSRSVA, encoded by the coding sequence ATGGCGTTCAATTTCAAGCGGGCGCAGGAAACGCCTCCGCAATTCTGCATTTTCGGCAAATTGCCGCGCCGCGGCGATTTCGTCCGCGTCAACGCCACCCACCCGGCGGCCACCCAGCTGGACCAGCTGCTGGCGCAAAGCCTGGGCGGGCTGGAATCCGGCCCGGAGGCGGTGGAGCGCTACCGCGCGATGCCGGGCACCAGCTTCGTGCTGCGCAGCCGCGACCAGATGTGGCTGTCGCTGGGCGTGATGCAGCCCAGCCGCGACGAAAGCGGCCGCAATTACCCGCTGGTGGCGGCTTCGCTGATGCCTTGCGACGCGGCCTTGCCTCCGTTGTCGGTGCTGATGCTGGCCAACGAACTGTTCTTCTCCGGCCTTAAGGAGCAATTGAGCAGCGCCATCGACAACGCGGTGGAAATGTTGGCCTGCCGCCAGTTCCTGGAGGAGCAGTCCTTGTTCGGCATTTCCTCCGTGGCGGATCTGGATCTGGCCCAGCAGTTGCTGGAACGGCATCTGAGCGTGACGCCGGCCTCCCATCTGAGCCGGTTGTTGAGCGGCCGCGGGCTGCCGGATCTGGAGACGGTGCTGCTGGCCTTCACCTTCCATCATCAGCTGCTGCGCAAGTTCCAGGGCAGCCTGACGGCGCAAACCTATCTGCTGCCGCTGCCGGACCGCGACGGCGAAGACATGCTGGCCGCGGCCACCTGGCTGTCGTTGTACCAGGCGGCCACCGCCGGCCAGGCGGGACAGGCGGAGCAATGCCTGCTGATTCAGCGGCCGGAAGGCCGCTTCCTGGCCTTGCTGCCGGGAGATTTGAACGAACAGATCGTCGCACAGTGCTGGGGAGGGCAGTTGGACGCCCGCTTCATCGTCGACGTGGCCGAGCCGCACGCGCCGTGGCGCAACCACCAGGCCTACGCCGAAGCGGCTTACATCCTGGGGCGGAGGCTGAACGATCCGTCCATTTCGGTGGCGCAGCTGCGCGAGGTGGCGTCCAGCCTGTCGCGCAGCGTGGCCTGA
- a CDS encoding OmpA family protein gives MKRLLMVAALALSLVGCKTNPNAQQASNDPAVIKAAEEKAALDKAVAANMAIDPNLIPFEKMSPKLSPVGEAQLQLLLPKLKTAKSILVRGHCYRGDIGNARAAAQTRAIAVKQFLSDAGVPANKITVRYDTERQLHAVRLIAN, from the coding sequence ATGAAACGTTTGCTGATGGTCGCCGCGCTCGCCCTGTCGCTGGTGGGCTGCAAGACCAATCCTAACGCTCAACAAGCCTCCAACGACCCCGCCGTGATCAAGGCGGCGGAAGAGAAGGCCGCGCTGGACAAGGCCGTGGCCGCCAATATGGCCATAGACCCCAACCTGATCCCGTTTGAAAAAATGAGCCCCAAACTGTCCCCGGTGGGCGAGGCTCAACTGCAACTGCTGCTGCCCAAGCTCAAGACCGCCAAATCCATCCTGGTGCGCGGCCACTGCTACCGCGGCGACATCGGCAATGCCCGCGCCGCGGCGCAAACCCGCGCCATCGCCGTCAAGCAGTTCCTGAGCGACGCCGGCGTGCCGGCCAATAAAATCACCGTGCGTTACGACACCGAGCGTCAGCTGCACGCGGTGCGTCTGATCGCCAACTGA
- a CDS encoding Hcp family type VI secretion system effector, with protein MAFDAFLKIDGIPGESSDDKHKDWIEIQSFAHKLEQPAQATASSAGGATAERVNHAAYEITHFLDKASPKIYEACCKGQHIKEITIELCRAGGDKVKYMEIKMEQVLIAKVEPHGSANDNGFPSEKVSFTYGKIKWTYTQQKRADGAGGGNVSSGWDLTANKAIA; from the coding sequence ATGGCTTTTGATGCATTCCTGAAAATTGACGGTATTCCTGGCGAAAGCAGCGACGACAAGCACAAAGACTGGATCGAAATCCAGTCCTTTGCCCACAAACTGGAACAGCCGGCCCAGGCTACCGCCAGCTCCGCCGGCGGCGCCACCGCCGAGCGCGTGAACCACGCCGCTTACGAAATCACCCACTTCCTGGACAAAGCCAGCCCGAAGATCTACGAAGCCTGCTGCAAGGGCCAGCACATCAAGGAAATCACCATCGAACTGTGCCGTGCCGGTGGCGACAAGGTGAAGTACATGGAGATCAAGATGGAGCAAGTCCTGATCGCCAAGGTTGAGCCGCACGGTTCCGCCAACGACAACGGCTTCCCCAGCGAAAAAGTGAGCTTCACTTACGGCAAGATCAAGTGGACCTACACCCAGCAGAAACGCGCTGACGGCGCCGGCGGCGGTAACGTCAGCTCCGGCTGGGACCTGACCGCCAACAAAGCGATCGCCTAA
- a CDS encoding type VI secretion system Vgr family protein yields MDPSTLLASFASAFNQDQRLLTLSLGDGSVAAEQLLPLSLAGEEGVSRSYAYQLSCLSPDGKIELKSLLGLPARLGILDAAGAESLRCGVVSKAECLGSDGGFSRYQLTIEPPFALLRHRVSSRVFQDQSVPDIVTQILSEHQQANPVFARVQAQDFKTGPASPRSYCLQYRESDYDFIVRLLHEEGYAWRFDHLDGDTPQVRLVAFDDPYSLPPAGVERVRFHRSDATEAEDGLTEWNAQRQIVPGAVALASFDYQPVQTQHSGDDSRIDQGQNGKALQSSLHDYDPQSLYYAGDADQLSHYAQLRQQAHDLNAKQFSGGGSVRGLAAGQWFRLDDHPAHDGDSSEQREFVVTRQALSARNNLPADLKALAKAEEAQPFRADFDAQRRGVPLTPAYAHTELAKPKSRGVQTATVVGPQGEEVHTDQHGRIKVQFHWQRPDEHPSIGAGMDDKSSCWLRVVMPSAGAGWGHQFIPRIGQEVLVDFIEGDIDRPVITGVLYNGSHPTPDFSGAGALPANKTLSGIKSKEHQGGQYNELLFDDTPGEVRAKLSSEPGKTQLNQGFLTQPRSNGKAEPRGDGFELRTDSHGAIRAGHGLLLSAEAQNGASGKQLAREQAQSQLDAALALSQSLGDTATGQQADTMETGPEEIGADNAKAAKKTEGHLQHQAAALKAWEAGSNTDKDGKTAKDQAGQQPLIVLSAPAGIASLSQQSQTVTAGTNLDLVAQRDTNQTSGRRWLHNVGQHISLFVAGVKDQIALKLIAAKGKIQMQAQSDSIEVTGDQDVKITAIKGQQLWNGKKEILLTSGGAYVRIKDGKIELHAPGTVSFKGGSHDWSGPASMTPPFPRFPNTVCKTCMAQGFKQANPLVAAK; encoded by the coding sequence ATGGACCCCAGCACCCTGCTCGCCAGCTTCGCCTCCGCCTTCAACCAGGACCAGCGCCTACTCACCCTCAGCCTGGGCGACGGCAGCGTGGCGGCCGAGCAACTGCTGCCGCTGAGCCTGGCCGGCGAAGAAGGCGTGTCCCGGTCTTACGCCTACCAGCTGAGCTGTTTGTCTCCGGACGGCAAGATCGAACTCAAGAGCCTGCTCGGCCTGCCGGCCCGGCTCGGCATCCTGGACGCCGCCGGCGCGGAGAGCCTGCGCTGCGGCGTGGTGTCCAAGGCCGAGTGTCTGGGCTCGGACGGCGGCTTCAGCCGCTACCAGCTGACCATAGAGCCGCCGTTCGCGCTGCTGCGTCATCGCGTCAGCTCGCGGGTGTTCCAGGACCAGTCGGTGCCGGACATCGTCACGCAGATTCTGAGCGAGCATCAGCAGGCCAATCCGGTGTTCGCCCGCGTCCAGGCCCAGGACTTCAAGACCGGCCCGGCGTCGCCGCGCAGCTACTGTCTGCAATACCGCGAGAGCGATTACGACTTCATCGTGCGCCTGCTGCACGAAGAGGGTTACGCCTGGCGTTTCGATCACCTGGACGGCGACACGCCACAAGTGCGCTTGGTCGCCTTCGACGACCCCTACAGCCTGCCGCCGGCCGGCGTCGAGCGGGTGCGTTTCCACCGCAGCGACGCCACCGAAGCCGAAGACGGCCTGACCGAGTGGAATGCCCAACGCCAGATCGTGCCCGGCGCGGTGGCTTTGGCCAGCTTCGACTACCAGCCGGTGCAGACCCAGCACAGCGGCGACGACAGCCGCATCGACCAGGGGCAGAACGGCAAGGCGCTGCAATCCTCCTTGCACGACTACGACCCGCAATCGCTGTACTACGCCGGCGACGCCGACCAGCTCAGCCACTACGCCCAGCTGCGCCAGCAAGCGCATGACCTCAACGCCAAGCAGTTCAGCGGCGGCGGTTCGGTGCGCGGCCTGGCCGCCGGCCAATGGTTCCGCCTGGACGACCATCCGGCCCACGACGGCGACAGCAGCGAACAGCGCGAATTCGTCGTCACCCGCCAAGCCTTAAGCGCGCGCAACAACCTGCCGGCGGACCTCAAAGCGCTGGCAAAAGCCGAGGAAGCCCAACCCTTCCGCGCCGACTTCGACGCCCAGCGTCGCGGCGTGCCGCTGACCCCGGCCTATGCCCACACCGAACTGGCCAAGCCCAAGTCCCGTGGCGTACAGACCGCCACCGTGGTGGGACCGCAAGGCGAGGAAGTCCACACCGACCAGCACGGCCGCATCAAGGTGCAATTCCACTGGCAGCGGCCGGACGAACACCCGAGCATAGGCGCGGGGATGGACGACAAATCCTCCTGCTGGCTGCGCGTGGTCATGCCCAGCGCCGGCGCCGGCTGGGGCCACCAATTCATCCCGCGCATCGGCCAGGAAGTCTTGGTCGACTTCATCGAAGGCGATATCGACCGCCCGGTGATCACCGGCGTGCTCTACAACGGCAGCCACCCGACGCCGGACTTCAGCGGCGCCGGCGCCTTGCCGGCCAACAAAACCCTGTCCGGCATCAAGTCCAAAGAACACCAGGGCGGCCAATACAACGAACTGCTGTTCGACGACACGCCGGGCGAAGTCCGCGCCAAGCTATCAAGCGAGCCGGGCAAAACCCAACTCAACCAAGGCTTCCTCACCCAGCCGCGCAGCAACGGCAAGGCCGAGCCGCGCGGCGACGGCTTCGAACTGCGCACCGACAGCCACGGCGCCATCCGCGCCGGCCACGGCCTGCTGCTGAGCGCCGAAGCGCAGAACGGCGCGTCCGGCAAACAGCTGGCGCGCGAACAGGCGCAAAGCCAGTTGGACGCGGCCCTGGCCCTGAGCCAAAGCCTGGGCGACACCGCCACCGGCCAACAAGCCGACACCATGGAAACCGGGCCGGAAGAAATTGGCGCGGACAACGCCAAAGCCGCCAAGAAAACCGAAGGCCATCTGCAACACCAGGCCGCGGCCTTGAAAGCCTGGGAAGCTGGCAGCAACACCGACAAGGACGGCAAAACCGCCAAGGACCAAGCCGGCCAGCAACCGCTAATCGTGCTGTCCGCGCCGGCCGGCATCGCCAGCTTGAGCCAGCAAAGCCAGACCGTGACGGCGGGGACCAATCTGGATCTGGTGGCGCAGCGCGACACCAACCAAACCTCGGGCCGGCGCTGGCTGCACAATGTGGGCCAGCACATCAGCCTGTTCGTGGCCGGGGTCAAGGATCAGATCGCGCTGAAGCTGATCGCCGCCAAGGGCAAGATCCAGATGCAGGCGCAGAGCGACAGCATCGAGGTCACCGGCGATCAGGACGTCAAGATCACCGCCATCAAGGGCCAGCAGCTGTGGAACGGCAAGAAGGAGATTCTGCTGACCAGCGGCGGCGCTTATGTGCGGATCAAGGACGGCAAGATAGAGCTGCACGCGCCCGGCACCGTCAGCTTCAAGGGCGGAAGCCACGATTGGAGCGGGCCGGCCAGCATGACCCCGCCGTTCCCGCGCTTCCCCAACACCGTCTGCAAGACCTGCATGGCGCAAGGCTTCAAGCAGGCCAATCCCTTGGTGGCGGCTAAATGA
- a CDS encoding DUF3304 domain-containing protein, giving the protein MAAAWARFCGWLILLLLSGCTTSPKTIGVGARVVNTMAGAEIVHASFNGQAIGGSGGEECCISLPAQWRPGMTATIEWVKDPSPGVNPGGRRAPSWNLDGTTPPEWRHWLKEHQANYVRHRLTLPVPAYEDTCGLSLVFLPCDEVYPLIDCRQRQQVFSGLREKTSAEWRQELARRLGGRMRCDAPAESGKGGW; this is encoded by the coding sequence ATGGCCGCGGCCTGGGCGCGTTTTTGCGGGTGGCTGATTTTGCTGCTCCTGTCCGGCTGCACGACATCGCCCAAAACCATAGGCGTCGGCGCGCGGGTGGTGAATACCATGGCCGGCGCCGAGATTGTGCATGCCAGTTTTAACGGTCAGGCCATAGGCGGTTCCGGCGGCGAAGAGTGTTGCATCAGCCTGCCGGCGCAGTGGCGGCCGGGCATGACGGCGACGATAGAGTGGGTGAAGGATCCTAGTCCTGGGGTAAATCCAGGAGGGCGGCGTGCGCCGTCTTGGAATCTGGATGGAACGACGCCGCCGGAGTGGCGCCACTGGCTGAAGGAACACCAGGCTAACTATGTCCGCCATCGGCTTACGCTCCCCGTGCCGGCCTATGAGGATACTTGTGGTTTGTCCCTGGTGTTTTTGCCTTGCGATGAGGTGTATCCGCTGATTGACTGCCGGCAGCGCCAGCAAGTGTTTAGCGGTTTGCGGGAGAAAACCTCGGCAGAGTGGCGGCAGGAGCTGGCGCGACGCCTGGGCGGTCGCATGCGCTGCGACGCGCCGGCGGAATCCGGCAAGGGTGGATGGTGA
- the tssC gene encoding type VI secretion system contractile sheath large subunit: MSAEQQLEAGAAAAPAAAGSLLDSIIEQSRVATNDNEKGHTRDLIGELVDQVLEGSVSVSRDLSASIDARIAEIDALISSQLNEIMHHNDFQKLEASWRGLKYLVMESETSTMLKIKVLNASKKDLVKDFKAAPEFDQSALFKKIYEEEYGTFGGAPYAGLVGDYEFTRHPEDFYLLDELSHVAASAHAPLITAASSGLFGLESFTDVGKPRDLAKIFDTVEYAKWKSFRESEDSRYVGLVLPHVLGRLPYGRDNVPVEEFDFEENVDGSTHEKYLWTNASYAYAARLTSAFAQYGWLAAIRGVEGGGLVEGLPAHTFKTDDGEVALKCPTEVAITDRTEKLLSDLGFISLVHCKNTDYAAFFGGQSVQKAKTYNTDSANANARLSTQLPYIFAVSRIAHYMKSIMRDKIGSFASRQNVQDFLNTWLAQYVLLDDSASQEAKAKYPLREARVDVVEVPGKPGVYRAAAFLRPHFQLDELTISLRLVAELPQPAG, translated from the coding sequence ATGAGCGCAGAACAACAACTTGAGGCCGGCGCGGCCGCAGCCCCGGCGGCGGCAGGCAGCCTGCTCGACTCCATCATCGAGCAAAGCCGCGTCGCCACCAACGACAACGAGAAGGGCCACACCCGCGACCTGATCGGCGAACTGGTCGACCAGGTGCTGGAAGGCAGCGTCAGCGTATCGCGTGATCTGTCCGCCAGCATAGACGCGCGCATCGCCGAGATCGACGCGCTGATCTCCTCGCAACTGAACGAGATCATGCACCACAACGACTTCCAGAAGCTGGAAGCCTCCTGGCGCGGCCTGAAATACCTGGTGATGGAGTCCGAAACCAGCACCATGCTCAAGATCAAGGTGCTCAACGCCTCCAAGAAAGACCTGGTCAAGGACTTCAAGGCGGCGCCGGAGTTCGACCAGAGCGCGCTGTTCAAGAAGATCTACGAAGAAGAATACGGCACCTTCGGCGGCGCGCCTTACGCCGGCCTGGTGGGCGATTACGAATTCACCCGCCACCCGGAAGACTTCTACCTGCTGGACGAACTGTCCCACGTGGCCGCCTCCGCGCACGCGCCGCTGATCACCGCCGCTTCCTCCGGCCTGTTCGGCCTGGAGAGCTTCACCGACGTGGGCAAGCCGCGCGATCTGGCCAAGATTTTCGACACCGTCGAATACGCCAAGTGGAAATCCTTCCGCGAATCCGAAGACTCCCGCTACGTCGGCCTGGTCTTGCCGCATGTGCTGGGCCGTCTGCCCTACGGCCGCGACAACGTACCGGTGGAGGAATTCGACTTTGAGGAAAACGTGGACGGCAGCACCCACGAAAAATACCTGTGGACCAACGCCTCCTACGCCTACGCCGCGCGCCTGACCTCCGCCTTCGCCCAATACGGCTGGCTGGCGGCCATCCGCGGCGTGGAAGGCGGCGGCCTGGTGGAAGGCCTGCCGGCCCACACCTTCAAGACCGACGACGGCGAAGTGGCGCTCAAGTGCCCCACCGAAGTGGCGATTACCGACCGCACCGAAAAACTGCTGTCCGATCTGGGCTTCATCTCGCTGGTGCACTGCAAGAACACTGACTACGCGGCCTTCTTCGGCGGTCAATCGGTGCAGAAGGCCAAGACCTACAACACCGATTCGGCCAACGCCAACGCACGTTTGTCCACCCAGCTGCCCTACATCTTCGCGGTGTCGCGCATCGCGCATTACATGAAATCCATCATGCGCGACAAAATCGGCAGCTTCGCCTCGCGCCAGAACGTGCAGGACTTCCTGAACACCTGGCTGGCGCAATACGTGCTGCTGGACGACTCCGCCAGCCAGGAAGCCAAAGCCAAATACCCGCTGCGCGAAGCGCGCGTCGACGTGGTGGAAGTGCCGGGCAAACCGGGCGTCTATCGCGCCGCCGCCTTCCTGCGGCCGCATTTCCAGCTGGATGAACTGACCATTTCCCTGCGTCTGGTGGCGGAGCTGCCGCAGCCGGCGGGTTAA
- a CDS encoding DUF4123 domain-containing protein: MLLTKPSSAAWLERLLEQARQAELEWLDFIVDQGDIGDAWQSRAPAMHMPRSLLLETPHAEAADEGPALLRLPLHSPAGLEKWTRQLDKWQGEPRLLALLGDWDFDALAERLSACLQASWDQGRQQGVLRFNDPRVFAAVSEALEPAQRRFLLEPALQWHWLDRDGNARCLEPDVDVMRSWPQWEEETLSLSPSQIDELMVWHQAESWRQDHLLTPSMYGLSSQEELMARLAAAHRAADRAKLWSEPERQPLIERRLREPA; this comes from the coding sequence GTGCTGTTGACCAAACCTTCTTCGGCCGCGTGGCTGGAACGGCTGTTGGAGCAAGCGCGGCAGGCGGAGCTGGAGTGGCTGGACTTCATCGTGGATCAGGGCGATATCGGCGACGCTTGGCAGAGCCGCGCCCCTGCCATGCATATGCCGCGCAGCCTCTTGCTGGAGACCCCGCACGCCGAGGCCGCCGACGAAGGGCCGGCCTTGCTGCGTTTGCCGCTGCACTCCCCGGCTGGATTGGAAAAATGGACGCGGCAGCTGGATAAATGGCAGGGCGAGCCGCGCTTGCTGGCCCTGTTGGGCGATTGGGATTTCGACGCCTTGGCTGAGCGGCTGAGCGCCTGTCTGCAAGCCTCTTGGGACCAGGGCCGACAACAGGGCGTGCTGCGTTTCAACGATCCGCGCGTGTTCGCCGCGGTCAGCGAGGCGCTGGAGCCGGCGCAGCGGCGTTTCCTGTTGGAGCCGGCCTTGCAATGGCATTGGCTGGACCGTGACGGTAACGCCCGCTGTCTGGAGCCGGATGTCGACGTGATGCGGAGTTGGCCGCAGTGGGAGGAGGAGACCCTGAGCCTGTCGCCGTCGCAGATTGACGAATTGATGGTCTGGCACCAGGCGGAAAGCTGGCGTCAGGATCATCTGCTGACGCCGTCGATGTACGGGCTGAGCTCGCAGGAAGAACTGATGGCGCGGCTGGCGGCGGCGCACCGGGCGGCGGACCGGGCCAAGCTGTGGTCGGAGCCGGAACGCCAGCCCTTGATCGAGCGCCGCTTGAGAGAGCCGGCGTGA